CCTGCCTGGCATTTGTGCTGCTTCCTTCCCCAGGCTGTCTAATTATTTACTCATGATATGATAATTTACCTCATGACTTATTTCACAAACAGTGAAGAAAGCAGACAGCAGGAAAGGGGGATGCAGAAAGAGTAAAGAGGAATGCTAAAAAAGCCCCTCAGTTACATTTCAGCGAGAAATTACTGGAATATTTGTTGTTCCTGCTGCAGCTTAAACTGTTTACCCAGAGAATCCAGCAGCCTGGCTTTACCTTTATTGGTGAACACACTGCATCTGTGTAAATATTCATGAACCAGCTGAGATCAGTGGTTATGATCAaccttgtgttgtgttgcagattagatatcatcatcataatctAAAACCATTGTGCTGAAATACCAACTTAGTGCCAGTCCACAGGAGGTTATCCTCAAATAGATGGCCAGTTTAGCAGAACAAGGGCCTTAGCTAGGTTTTTATTAATACAAAGGACAGGAGTCCAAAGTCTTCCACCTGCCTAAAGGTGTGTTCAGACACACCAGTACTAATTTTAGAGGTGGTGTGAGTGCACAAAAAGCCAGTGGAAGTGGATGTGAACATACATGGCTTTGCTCTAGGCTGCGCAAACTGCGGCAAAGTGTCTGAACAGAATAAAAAAGTTTCAACAAGAGTGAAAATTTGCCCTTATTCCAAGCCTTATCAAGTCCAcctcataaataaacaaaggtcAGAAAAATTGGAGAAAAGACTGGaggaaaataacagaaagaacTGGAGTTCCTGGTTAGGTGTAGCCAAAGCCTCCCACCTATCccagcctatcccagctgactacgggtgagaggcggggttcaccctggactggtcgccagtcaatcacagggctaacacacaaagacagattgtatttttagatttatacttatcttgcttgctgcttttgtttaacCTATTTctatatctttcacttttctttcttggtcgggaaaactgcaagtgcaatgtctgtacgaaaaagaatttcccttcggggataaataaaggaattctgattctgaaccacacatgcacacactcacacctaggggcaatgtagagtagccaattaacctaatgcacatgtttttgggattgtggggggaagtcggagtacccggagaaaacccacacaggcacagggagaacatgcaaactccacatagaaggatCCAGCCCGGGacttgaacctggaaccctcttgctattGAAAGTAAAATACATTGAGGATTTCATCCTCAACTAACCTCACTGCTTTGATAAAGCTGCATTTGCAGCAGCTGATatctagcagcagcagcaaatgcTTTTGAAGCATCTACtgctttttgacatttcatcatCATACTTTGAATTTTCATCATACTGTTGTACATACATCACCCTCTGTCTGCACTCAGTACACAAACCACTGAAGTCAAAGGAAAGACTGTTTCAGAGGGcaagattttattttcacaagattcatatacaaaacaaaagtgctGAAAAGTCTGCTGAAGTTGGAGTATAAATAAACCCTCCCTGTGTTAAAAtggacaacaaactgaaaacactgacaaaaggGTGAAACTGCTCTGTCACAGGTGGAGGTGTGGCTTCAGCCAAAGGCGGAGACATCAAAACCAGTCAAAGCACTTAGCAGGCTACTCAACACAGAGCTATGACctcaaaaaacaagcaaaaaaacaccCTTTGCTCTTGATATGAACCATCTTATTTACCTGCATTTACCTGAAACATTGACTTTTCAAGTAAATGTGAGGTTTACATGGCAAAATGGGGTAACAAAAATCCAGCATGTCTTCTCCTGAAACTGTTTGGGCTGAGACAGATGGAGATGATTACTTTATTTTGGGAGCTTCCAAAAATATCTGAGTGAGGTTTCAGTATCGCTGGGGGTTTCAACACCTTAAATCAAAcaccacaaaagaaaagaaaaaaaaaaaaaaggacaagcaCCCGGAGCTCAGCTCACACTCATCACAGTCGGTGTTGATGTGAAGCTGGCTAAGTCCGACACGCTAATGTCTCAAGCTCATCTGGCAGGAAGAGGAATGGAAAATTCCTTGTTCTGACCAAAGTCTGTTGAGTTTCGGTTCGATGCTGTTGGCTTTCTAAACTACCATCCTCCAGGCACTGGCGGGAGAAGCACCTATGCAAGCAACGGTATCCCATATAAGGCGTTCAAAGCAGAATGCAGGCATGAATAATAATAAGgaaagtaaaatgaaacagcaaaataacaaattttgaCAAACAAAAGATTTGGTGATTGTCCTTTGTTGTATACAGTGTTATAACAATGTCATGAAGATGGTGTTACTTGGATGAATCTGATGAGGGAGGAGACTGTTAGTGTTACCGACACATCACTAGATATTTTCATTGAATATGCGTCTCCTTCCTCTGAGCAGAGTCATccatttgaaacatttgaaactGACAGAGCCCagagaatttaaaaacaacatgtagATACATATTTAACCCACCCTGCACCTTATGAGAACCAGGGACTCCCTCATAATCACTATGACTTCTTAttaaaactttttcattttcatcattgtATATAATGCATTTTGTACAACGGGGATCCTGCTTTATACAATACTACATCCAGAAGTGTGTGAACTGAGGAACTGAGTGTAGACtcaggaggagggggtggtggtgggataaaaataaaaaaaggggggggggggcgggcaAAAGGTAAACTGAGATCCAGTGGGGAATTAGAAAGGAGGATGGAAACGGGAATAGATGGATCGAAATGGGAAGGTGAACCAGAGAGAGATTCATTCCTTCTCAGGTGATATTTCtagccaatgtgtgtgtgtgtgtgtgtgtgtgtatttatagagCAGGGGGGATGGTAATCAATAGGCTCATGAAGTCCTCCTGGTAGGAACAGTtcaatagaaacacacacagctcctgtCGGCGTCATTAAGCTCATCTGCTTCAGCACAGCTTGTAAGCTCCGTCACCACCTGGAGGAGGCTTCAGTTCCGTAGAGCAGCCAACCTGCAACGTGTGAGAAATGTGGGACACTTTAATTGTTTTGTGAAATGAGATACAAACCTTAAAAGTGCAGGGACTTGAATTCCGTTCCACAACTATTTAGATGGGGAAAAACACTCCGTCTAGTTGTTCACAAAGTCAAATGGTGTTTTTTCCTTATCCTATTGCCAATAAAATTAACTGACTTAAAAGTGTGCTAATTTGGCTCTGTTGCAGCATCATCTCCATCTATAGTCACCACTCTGTGCTCCCACTCAGCAGGAATTAAGTATATTTCtagcaacattttcatttgtaatgCAGATGTATCCATTTGGCCCTGAAAAACACATGTCGGTtaagattttaaaattatttcagcAGCAGTATCATGATTCATCAGGTATTTAATTCACTATTTTAGCCACAAACAAGATTAAACAAGATAATGTGAACTCAAGGTCTATTTATTAGTTTTTCTTCCCCCAGAGATTTTGACCACATTTTACTGTCTTCATCAGGGTTGTATGGAATACGCTCAGTCAAGTATACCATGGAAGAAGGCTGATAAATGTGTTGGGCCAATATATCAGCTAATATCGACTTTTGCTGTTGTACTGTCACCTGCACAAACACTGGTTGATAAGGAGCTGAGGTTCAGAAATGCTGAAGATATGTTCAACTGAATTCATAAACACAATCTCCATGATGACAAGATTATTCTTCAACTTTAAATGCCCAACCTCATAACACCCGAAGAATATTTGCTTAGATTATGTGTTTATGCACAAAATGATCATCATTGGATTTGATTTATCTAATTCATAAAATTTATGAACACTTCTGACAGACCAAGCGATCCAGTACTGGGGACTGGTTaaacaaaaggggaaaatgCTACAGTGTGAAAATTTGGACTTTTACACACCTGATCCTGTGgcagtaataaaaaaagaaactgtgacAGAGAACCACTCATGCTGAATTGCCTCATTTTTAAAGAACCAACAAACAGAGCAGCGTGAAAAATGCTGTAATCACATAATCATTGtacacagaagggcccagatgCGACTATAAATCTACAGCAAGCTTTTCTTGACTATCATACTGTGTATTAACTTTCAGCTTCCAGCCGTCAGCCTGCTTCAACATTAAGAGAGAACAGACTCTTTAAGCTTAGCGACACACTTTCCTGCCAGAAAGCTGTCAGTAATGAGACAGTACCACCTCTACATTTTAACACGTGCTTAATGAGCAGCTCACAGGTTGGCACAAGCTCCTGTGGttgttcctgtttcctgtgttgaCTTGCAATTATGTTTTCTAGAAATACCTTGTGATTAGATAGAAAGACCACCACAAGGACGCAGCAGACAACAACAGCACTTGACTGAAATCAgcatcagatttattttaagcAGCTGTTCTTGGGTTGGGAGTCAAGAgcttaaaataaatctttttaatatatatatacatatattgtGAGAAAATTCTAAAAATACCTATTACAACTTCTTAGAGGTCACAGTGAAATCTTTCCAACGAACTGTCCCAAACTATAACATCTTCAGTTTACAGGATATAAAACAGTTTGACTTAATCACTGACTTAAATGCTAATCAGTAATCAAAGTAGTTCTTGATCAAAGTTTTCCTGGCCAGCTCATTATTATGATCATGTTTGTCTGAGCCATTGACAATGTTAGGGCTTAAGTCTTAGTCAACCTGCAATTAAAGGATTTTTACAATTGTCTGtttaatttaactgaaaaaaatgtctgaaaagtttgcatttttgtccatctgcagatatttttttaaccaaaaaacCTAATGGCCAGTTTCTACCAACTCGGAAGAAGCAACTCTACAACGTGTTGTGTGTGCCATGATTTTCATGACATTGTACTTTAGAGCTTTAAGTTAAGCCTTTTTGCTTCTGCATGTGTAACTGTCATCAAACCACAGTTCATCTGACTGCTCTGATAACCCATATCACATTACAGTGCAGTTTCTTCCTTCTGTCTTGAAGCTTCTCCATTTAAGCTGCACATATGTGTTTCTTCCTTGTTACTCATGACTTTGCAACCACAACaacagtgttgtgtgtatgaGAGGGTAGCTGCTGGCTGTGCAGTCCAATTTACTGACCTCATGCTCTGTTCTAACTGCAGAGGTGACTAACAGATAACATGCTACTTGTAAGCCTGGTGCCACAAAAcgagttttacagttttaacaGCTGAAGAGTGAAGACAGTCAGTGTCAAGAGCCAGAGAGGCAAATGTCGTTTCTACCTTGTTAATCCAGTAGTTATGCACATATTGTCTTGTACCAAGGGCAGACACTCGTCCTTACCGTCGAGACAGCTGGTCCTCTTTCTCCTGGCTCCGAGTGCTCTCCGCGCCCACTGAGGTGGCTCCTGCAGGCAGCTGGTTGAGCTGGTCCATCACCTCCAAACCGCTTTCCTCTGCTATTTGGTGGATCAGGTCATCCACCTGCTCCTGAGGTGTGGTCAGTGTCATTGCCGAGCTCATGGAGTCCTCCATCACCTGGTGTAGGAAACACAGTGATGCATTACGTGGGAATGGGACAAAAGAAAACTCACGCAAGAGAGTGCAGATCTGGATTTGATTTCTTATGACTTAAATTCAAACTTTTTAAGTCCATATCAGTTCAACTACAGAATACCCACCCATGGAGAGTtctcaaaagcaaacacttcACCCAAATGCTgtatgaaaatacacacagccTGCAGTTACTCACTGAAGTGTGGACGTCGAGGTTCTGGACTTGACTTTCAAACTTATCCATGACTGCAGAGACCTTTTGGAGGTCCATGGAGTTCAGAGCTTTGTCCAAGGCCTTGGTTACCTGACCCATGCTTTTGGTTACCTGATGGACAAAGATGCCTTTATAATGTGTTTGCTTCATTCTGGAAAAGCATAATATCTCATCATCAAAACAGAGAGACTGCTGTGATGCGGTAACATGTAAAGCCAGTCTTTATAGCATGCATGAGTGAGCAGACTGAACACAGTAACTTACTCCCTTCATGGTAACAGCAGTCTGGACTTTAGAAGCCACCGCATCGACTCGAGATGCCATGCGCAGCCAATTAAGACCTTCATTCTTTTTCCGGATAGCGTTCTCTGCATAGACTCTGGCACAttccacatttttctgttgcaaaGCCTGGTGATGAGACAAAGACAATACTGAATCTGCATCTGAAACACACCTTAATATGATAAACACTACTCAGTATAATCATCATGTACATGTGAGCTATTTCCCGGCATTTCGTGGACACCATGTATTTATTGAGGAGAATACATCATTGTTGTGACAATGTACTGTTGCAGACTAAAATGTGACACGATACTGACTCAtgcatgtttcattttgttttttgaatacataaaaacactaaccacaaaaaaaagaaaaaatgtgaaaaagagaaaagtgggCAATTCTGCCTTTATGAAGCTGTTAACAGCAAGCGTTTTGTATTTGTtccaaaaaaatacaaatataattgTTATATCAATTAAccaaaatgaaagtttaaatAACTCATTGATCACGTCGGCATAACGGATTAGTTGAAATCAGTCCTTTAAGCTTTTGAAATAATATTACTTGTTTAGTTTTCTGAATTTCGTTTCCAGTAGTCTGACTGAGTGGACAGCATAGTGTAGATCATAATCCTTTCAACAGTAATaaaggaacagcagcagcatctcaaATGCATGTCAGCCTTCTCGACAGGATATGAGAAATGAAGACTATCATGACTCAACAGGGAAATATCTTTGACCTCTGATTGACTGTTCTAATCCCCACCGTCATCTGGGTATTAATCTTCAAATTAAGCATGCATGTAAAATTGGGACAGAGATCACTAATGACCTCATAGGAGAAATATTTACCTCTCAAAACAATTAGTCATCAATGAAAGATTAACATATCAATTTCAAAAATCACCCAAGGTGCTCCTCCCTCAGTGCTTAAGCTGTattgccccctgctggctgatGTGTGCCACTGACCAGTACAATAATAACCAGCTGATTACAAAAACGTTCTTGTCATGGAGCCTCAAGACTCACTACAGGCAGTAAAAGTTTATCAGATAagttaaaaatctaaatatcGTTATAACTTGATGGATTACTAAAAGGAATGCATATCTTTACACACATATCTTTATTGTATTAATGTTGTAAGTGTGCAAAATAGGCTAAAACTTTACTTATTTAACTTCTCTTCTAGCTCATTTAAGTAACAGTTCAAGCAGCTAACACTAAGTCAGCTTGCTAACACTAATTGTTTTCTCCAAtatttttattggtttttaaatttgcaatgcaaaacacacatggacagtTAGACCCACAACAGGTCTCAGTGAAtccattcactcacacacacattccacaaacctgtatggaaaataaaaaaaaaataaatgaaacaaatatgaaTGCCCCTATTTTCTAGCTCACAGAAGGTTAGCAATACTCCGTCTGTGTATAAATCTTTGACTGATTGGATGCcaatatttttccacattttaaatttcttgACTTTCCGGCACAACCCCAAACTGCCACACCTAAACATTATCATCACTCTCTACAGGTCAAAAGCAAAGATTACAACATATCGTAAGCGTCAGAGAAAAAGGATGAATAAACAAGATGGCAGAGAGATGTTCTATATCAGTCTGGatgctttacatttttcacatgtgCTAAACATAGACCAGTTAATGAACCAGAGCAAGAACTGCTGGTTAgactacattaaaaacaactttaaaaacCAATCTCTACTGCtgtctattttcttttttcagtaaTATTTCCCCCTCAATGAATTTACTGCAGATGAggatggactttttttttaaagattattttttggcattttgccTGCATAAAGAGCTCACAgtagagaggaggacagaaacatTGTGGTCGAGGTTATGATCACACTATAAGGTCGGCAGCTTATCCACTAAGGTGCCACAATGCTGCAGTGGCTTAAGCTTGTTCCAGTTTGCTCACCTTCTTGACTTTGGCCTGCTCCTTCTCTGACTCTTTCTCGGCCTTCTTGGCTAGTCTCTCAAGCTGCTTGGAAGTGAACTGTTaaccaaagaaataaaaataataaataatctaCTTTTATTATATATATCACGCTCATGAGAATTAAAACCTTTTAACAGATACACACCTTTAGCTggaagagtgtttctgtggataATAAGAGACAGAGTTAGAAGTGTATATAATGTAAACCGTCACAATGGATTGTCTATTACATAACAAGATACTAACTCTACGCTGTACATAAATTCTTTACTAAAATGGGGTTGCTGGTGAACGGAGAAGAAATTTTCCAGCTTGTCTGGTACGTGTACGTGATTTCTCACTGAAAAAGTACAGCTTTCAGCTAAAAAAACAGTGGACAAATAAGCAGCAAGTACTTCTTACCAACTCCATACATACATCTAGTCATAACATTGCCTAAATAATTAACTTTTTATGTCTAACCCTGATACAGACAGCTCACTCTTGGAAATGTACACCTTCGGCCTGTACACTAATGTATATAGTGCATTACTCGAGAAAAATCCGTAAATGGAACTACTGTCCCCTCGGAgacacattttgttcagtttgatttttttttagactcTGACTGATACTCTTTGtgataaaatacatatataatagATATATAAATGCTATGGGCTGCTATAAGCTGTAGCAGGGCAAACCCAAGAAAGTGTCTGACCGTGTCAACGTTTGTCGAAGCTACACTTACCTAATACTAAATGGAGTGAGACATTCCTGATTTAAGTCTTTTGATAAGAAACGTTTCTGTAGCGGGCAGCGTTAAAACGAGATGTTAACTGAAATCAAACCAAAGACTAAATTCATAGTCCGCCTGGTGACTGTATTTAGACAAGAAAAGCGaatgatgtgaaaataaaaacaagtctgaCAGCTAACCTAGCTAACCACCCATccatgctaacaagctaatgTAAGCTACCTGTTTTGGTGATACAGCTAAAAACAGAGACAACGTCTACCGAGACGAACCGTACAGCTGTTAAAACACGACATACCATCCATGTCAAGACGAGTATGGTTCCAGATGATGACAGGAAAAAATATCGTTCAGCTCTCTCAACAAACTAGtcaagattttgttttgatacAACCGTGTATCTGACGCACAACGTACTTCCTGATCCAACAGCAGTCACGTGATCAGACCCCCCCCCACTCCACTCCCTCCCCTTCTTCGTGATATATTTTTGGCGGTTGGTGAACAACGAAATGGTGCATTACCGCCACCAGCTGGTGAGAAATGCGAATCGGGAAACTTGATCTACAGATaaccaaaacaacaaccatCATATTTTCTAAACTGAATTCATCCTCCTcagacaaaaaccaaaacctcctgaaattattttcaaaatataacaTGAATCACATGAATCAAAGTAGGTTATAGTTTCATCTCTTTGAGGCTCTGAAATAGATACTCTCACCTTCATATCTTTGacaatgatttttaaaatatttttttcagaattttcctgtttttcccccctcctaAAGTCTGAAAGAGTAAACGCAAATCCACATTAATTGACTGAATTCTCTGAAGCATCTGTTTAGACCTGGGTATAATTGTTTTTGTGACTTCTATCTATCCATGTAAAATCTATGGTTGGATCTCCCAAGTTTCAGTGGTTGTAGTGCTGGTACAGATGCACtagttttaatatttcttgttttgttgctctCAGGTTGTTCCCTTCTCTCCACACCCCAATAATCTAATGCCGATCTGATCTGATTAATGCAATATGAATGGTCCTcaatgaaattctttgtgttttcttacatgtttATAACCTTGGAAGTCCAAACctcagaagttttttttttctctacaatTCTTGATTAtgtcattttagttttaaatgtCTAATCTAATAATTTTGTAGAACATTTTCTTGCTTTAACCACTGAATTTAAAATCTACATAAATGACCACTCCTCAACTTTCCCAATAGCTTTCCTTTTCTCCCAGtcactgaatgtaaaattgatGGTAATAATAAAGTACACACTATAAACTTCCACCCTTCATCCACTTACACATGCGACCTTTTACCCACGCACATCTTAAATGTAACCTAATTTGAATGGAAGGCGAGATTGTTAGCTGGACGGACTCATGAACACTGTGGGTCGTGTCCGCGCGTGGAGTTCACACCAACACTCCGCGCTTTGCCGCGATTTTACTCACGTTGCCACTCAGCTGCTTCACGCAGTTATGGTTAGCTCACGTTTTTCCACAAGATCTTCATAAGGTTTTCGTGAGGCTCATTTGACTGAAGCTTCCTCACAACTTGTCCCTAGCAGAGAAGCGTGTTTTCTTTCGAAAGCGGTGTCCAGGCTACAGGCTGCTGTGGCCTATGAGGGATAACGTCAGTGTGGTTATACTGAGTGCAGGACCAACCTCTGTCAATTGAAGTGTCGCTTTGTGTTTCAgacaaaatgtctttatttgttaAGATGTTTGGtggaggagaaaaggtgagaaaGAAGCCCTGCCAACAGGAGGAGATCGAGAAACttccagagagagaggagttgctgatgagaaagaaagaaattctgaAGAAAAAGATTGACCAGGAACTTTTGTTTgccatgaaaaacagcagaaaaaatagGAGAGGTGagatattttaaatgaagttgCATATTCCTACTGTAATTCTTTAATAAACATACAAGTAGCCGCATAAAGCTAATGTGAATGTTAGCTGACGTATAGCATGCTGTTAAGCTAGCGCGCCGGCTAACTGCTGATTGACGATGCAACCAAAACCACTGTAAGCTAACTTAAATTTAGTAGAAGTAGCTGCTTATCCAGAAGTACATTAAGGTGTTGGCCACAGCTATGAAACAAGTGTAATTGACCTTTACTGTGGTCTACATAAAGAAGTCTTgaatttaaataatataaatacatactgtatatacaggaGGCAAGTTAAGATAGCAGACA
This is a stretch of genomic DNA from Scatophagus argus isolate fScaArg1 chromosome 7, fScaArg1.pri, whole genome shotgun sequence. It encodes these proteins:
- the chmp1a gene encoding charged multivesicular body protein 1a; this translates as MDETLFQLKFTSKQLERLAKKAEKESEKEQAKVKKALQQKNVECARVYAENAIRKKNEGLNWLRMASRVDAVASKVQTAVTMKGVTKSMGQVTKALDKALNSMDLQKVSAVMDKFESQVQNLDVHTSVMEDSMSSAMTLTTPQEQVDDLIHQIAEESGLEVMDQLNQLPAGATSVGAESTRSQEKEDQLSRRLAALRN